A stretch of Crossiella cryophila DNA encodes these proteins:
- a CDS encoding phosphotransferase enzyme family protein — MNVRVRPDADGRYSRTKLRTALGEICDAAGLDPAGARLIRFVNNAVFHLLAHPVVVRIVLSPSLRYRADNVVRAASWLAEHEVPAVRLLPGVPQPLHVNGHVATLWQAVPEVGQATGLELAQLLKRLHALPAPPDHLARWEPLGDVRRRLADAEELDPEDREFLANRCTELEAELAGLEYHLPQGVIHGDAHVGNVISTPIGPLLCDLDSVCFGPREWDLTPLAVGKLRFRHTGDRYRQLSRAYGFDVTKWPGFPVLRQVRELKLTTGVLSILRSNPDVRTELAKRLQSFRSGDTRARWTPHR; from the coding sequence GTGAACGTTCGGGTTCGCCCCGACGCGGACGGACGGTACAGCCGTACCAAGCTCCGGACCGCCCTCGGGGAGATCTGCGACGCCGCCGGGCTGGACCCGGCAGGCGCGCGGCTGATCCGTTTTGTCAACAACGCGGTGTTCCACCTGCTGGCGCACCCGGTGGTGGTGCGCATCGTGCTGTCGCCCTCGCTGCGCTACCGGGCGGACAACGTGGTGCGCGCGGCGAGCTGGCTGGCCGAGCACGAGGTGCCTGCGGTCCGGCTGCTGCCGGGCGTGCCGCAGCCGCTGCACGTCAACGGGCATGTGGCCACGCTCTGGCAGGCGGTGCCCGAGGTCGGGCAGGCCACCGGGCTGGAGCTGGCCCAGTTGCTCAAACGATTGCACGCACTGCCCGCGCCGCCCGATCATCTCGCCAGGTGGGAACCGCTGGGCGATGTGCGGCGACGGCTGGCAGATGCCGAGGAGCTGGACCCGGAGGACCGCGAGTTCCTGGCCAACCGGTGCACCGAGCTGGAAGCCGAGCTGGCGGGGCTGGAGTACCACCTGCCGCAGGGCGTCATCCACGGCGACGCGCACGTGGGCAACGTGATCAGCACGCCGATCGGCCCGCTGCTGTGCGACCTGGACTCGGTCTGCTTCGGCCCGCGCGAGTGGGATCTGACCCCGCTGGCCGTCGGCAAGCTGCGCTTCCGGCACACCGGTGACCGGTATCGGCAACTCTCCAGGGCCTACGGCTTCGATGTCACGAAGTGGCCAGGCTTCCCGGTGCTGCGCCAGGTGCGCGAGCTGAAGCTGACCACCGGCGTCCTTTCGATCCTGCGCAGTAACCCGGATGTACGAACGGAGCTGGCCAAACGGCTGCAGTCCTTCCGTTCGGGTGACACGAGGGCTCGCTGGACCCCGCATCGTTAA
- a CDS encoding YcnI family copper-binding membrane protein, with amino-acid sequence MSTSRHRALQRAGAIVTLTSAAALVTAGLAAAHVTVQPGEAAKGSYTKVAFRVPNESATAGTVKIEVNLPKDFPLSSVRTKAVPGWKASVTKVKNGDKDVVSTITWQADAGVRINPDEFAEFEVSLGKLPTNTESLVLPAIQTYDDGKVVKWDAPPAANGQEPEHPAPVLKLTAAAGDGHGHGGAATASAAAKSDGHKDTAAAAGTDTAARWLGGAGLAVGALGLGFGVGAILRGRRSAA; translated from the coding sequence ATGTCGACTTCCCGACACCGCGCCCTGCAGCGCGCAGGCGCCATCGTGACCCTGACCTCGGCCGCGGCCCTGGTCACCGCGGGTCTGGCCGCGGCCCACGTCACCGTCCAGCCCGGCGAGGCGGCCAAGGGCAGCTACACCAAGGTCGCCTTCCGGGTGCCCAACGAGTCCGCGACCGCGGGCACGGTGAAGATCGAGGTCAACCTGCCGAAGGACTTCCCGCTCAGCTCGGTGCGCACCAAGGCCGTGCCCGGCTGGAAGGCCTCGGTGACCAAGGTCAAGAACGGCGACAAGGACGTGGTCAGCACCATCACCTGGCAGGCGGACGCGGGCGTGCGGATCAACCCGGACGAGTTCGCCGAGTTCGAGGTCTCCCTCGGCAAGCTGCCCACCAACACCGAGTCGCTGGTGCTGCCCGCCATCCAGACCTACGACGACGGCAAGGTCGTGAAGTGGGACGCCCCGCCCGCGGCCAACGGCCAGGAGCCGGAACACCCGGCGCCGGTGCTGAAGCTGACCGCCGCCGCCGGTGACGGGCACGGCCACGGCGGTGCCGCCACGGCCAGTGCCGCGGCCAAGAGCGACGGGCACAAGGACACGGCCGCCGCTGCCGGCACCGACACCGCGGCCCGCTGGCTCGGCGGCGCCGGCCTGGCCGTTGGCGCGCTCGGCCTCGGCTTCGGCGTGGGCGCGATCCTGCGGGGCAGGCGGTCGGCCGCATGA
- a CDS encoding copper resistance D family protein, which yields MTTSRTTIPLLLGLAATAAVGTTIGSLLTAAAPAPGVPAPGAVVRLGLPALRLAVDVGAVAAVGLAMLPLLLRGGRSVRTRPVLVRAHRIGLVLGAVWALAAVLLLWVQAAELAPAGLDLDGAALLDYAATVGAGRALLVAAACALGYTVLHGLGLRTGPRPPAELPVLVAMLGQIPLALTGHSAAAANHELALLSMSVHVMAAAGWVGGLGAMFFLVVPHRGLLAEALPRFAAVGTVCLGAVAVSGVVNAVVQLTGRPGISWAAALFGTGYGWVVLTKTAALLVLAGLGGWLRFRLMPAIIRHRAAPVTLWISLELLVMALAIGLAAALARASLS from the coding sequence ATGACCACCAGCCGGACCACCATCCCGCTGCTCCTCGGACTGGCGGCGACCGCGGCAGTCGGAACCACGATCGGTTCCCTGCTCACCGCGGCCGCCCCGGCGCCAGGGGTGCCAGCGCCGGGAGCGGTGGTCCGGCTGGGTCTGCCCGCGTTGCGGCTGGCCGTGGACGTTGGTGCGGTGGCCGCGGTCGGACTGGCCATGCTGCCGCTGCTGCTGCGCGGTGGGCGGTCCGTCCGAACCCGGCCGGTGCTGGTCAGGGCACATCGGATCGGCCTGGTGCTCGGCGCGGTCTGGGCGCTGGCCGCGGTGCTGCTGCTCTGGGTGCAGGCCGCCGAACTCGCCCCGGCCGGACTCGATCTGGACGGCGCCGCACTGCTGGACTACGCGGCCACCGTCGGTGCGGGCCGGGCCCTGCTGGTCGCCGCGGCCTGCGCACTGGGCTACACCGTGCTGCACGGCCTCGGCCTGCGCACCGGCCCCCGGCCGCCTGCCGAGCTACCGGTGCTGGTGGCCATGCTCGGCCAGATCCCGCTCGCCCTCACCGGGCACTCCGCGGCGGCGGCCAACCACGAGCTGGCCCTGCTGTCGATGAGCGTGCACGTGATGGCCGCGGCCGGTTGGGTCGGCGGCCTTGGCGCGATGTTCTTCCTGGTCGTGCCGCATCGCGGCCTGCTGGCCGAGGCCCTGCCGCGGTTCGCCGCCGTCGGCACCGTGTGCCTGGGCGCGGTCGCGGTCAGCGGCGTGGTCAACGCCGTGGTCCAGCTCACCGGCCGCCCGGGGATCAGCTGGGCGGCCGCCCTGTTCGGCACCGGTTATGGCTGGGTGGTGCTGACCAAGACGGCCGCGCTGCTGGTGCTCGCCGGACTCGGCGGCTGGCTGCGGTTCCGGCTGATGCCCGCGATCATTCGCCACCGGGCGGCCCCGGTGACCCTGTGGATCTCGCTGGAACTGCTGGTGATGGCGCTGGCGATCGGCCTGGCCGCGGCGTTGGCCAGGGCCTCGCTCAGCTGA
- a CDS encoding MFS transporter gives MTITAPESLVEPERRVGPAWIGSLTAATLGMWIVYFGPTVLLLPIQAAHAAPEDKENSLGLITGVGALVLMVAHILFGLASDRTTSRFGRRKPWIVGGVAVSTVSMLLLSQQDTVTGLLVGWCLVQLGSAAIFCGLLAAMPDHVPSSQRGLISGLVGLAQAGGSLVGSMVIAITADPLTGYGLCAVLQILAVLPFLLLNRDPVLPPGRRPVLRSLWISPRKNRDFMWAIASQFLITISFVLASLYTLFYLTDVIRHEDPVAGTATASIITTIGTLCAAAVFGHISDRLGRRKMFAVAAGVVMALSSAILVVDPTWELYVLSSVLLGLGLGMANSVDLAIASEVLPSPDDRAKDLGVNNISKSLPQFVAPVMAAPLLTAADGFGYSMIFLMAAVCALLGGLLTLKIRTVS, from the coding sequence ATGACGATCACCGCACCGGAATCCTTGGTAGAACCCGAACGCAGAGTCGGTCCGGCCTGGATCGGCTCGCTCACCGCGGCCACGCTCGGCATGTGGATCGTCTACTTCGGACCGACCGTGCTGTTGCTGCCGATCCAGGCCGCGCACGCCGCGCCGGAGGACAAGGAGAACAGCCTCGGGCTGATCACCGGCGTCGGGGCGCTGGTGCTGATGGTCGCGCACATCCTCTTCGGGCTGGCCTCCGACCGCACCACCTCCAGGTTCGGCCGGCGCAAGCCGTGGATCGTCGGCGGCGTGGCCGTCTCCACCGTCAGCATGCTGCTGCTCAGCCAGCAGGACACGGTCACCGGCCTGCTGGTGGGCTGGTGCCTGGTGCAGCTCGGCTCGGCCGCGATCTTCTGCGGACTGCTCGCCGCCATGCCCGACCACGTGCCCAGCAGCCAGCGCGGCCTGATCAGCGGACTGGTCGGGCTGGCCCAGGCCGGTGGTTCGCTGGTCGGCAGCATGGTCATCGCGATCACCGCCGACCCGCTCACCGGCTACGGGCTCTGCGCGGTGCTGCAGATCCTGGCCGTGCTGCCGTTCCTGCTGCTCAACCGGGACCCGGTGCTGCCGCCAGGACGCCGCCCGGTGCTGCGGTCGCTGTGGATCTCGCCGCGGAAGAACCGCGACTTCATGTGGGCCATCGCCAGCCAGTTCCTGATCACCATCAGCTTCGTGCTCGCCAGCCTCTACACGCTGTTCTATCTCACCGACGTGATCCGGCACGAGGACCCGGTGGCCGGCACCGCGACGGCCTCCATCATCACCACCATCGGCACCCTGTGCGCGGCCGCCGTCTTCGGCCACATCTCCGACCGGCTCGGCAGGCGCAAGATGTTCGCGGTGGCTGCCGGGGTGGTCATGGCGCTGTCCTCGGCGATCCTGGTGGTCGACCCGACCTGGGAGCTGTACGTGCTCAGCTCGGTGCTGCTCGGCCTCGGCCTCGGCATGGCGAACTCGGTGGACCTGGCCATCGCCAGCGAGGTGCTGCCCAGCCCGGACGACCGGGCCAAGGACCTGGGCGTGAACAACATCAGCAAGTCCTTGCCCCAGTTCGTCGCACCGGTGATGGCCGCGCCGCTGCTCACCGCCGCGGACGGCTTCGGCTACTCGATGATCTTCCTGATGGCCGCGGTGTGTGCCCTGCTCGGCGGCCTGCTCACTCTCAAGATTCGAACTGTCAGTTAG
- a CDS encoding helix-turn-helix domain-containing protein: MDTIGSQPPLVTPDTWEQREMRDALAARDISTVYRLLRRVGVSQRQIAASTGQSQSEVSEILKGRQVMAYDVLARIADGLQVPRGYMGLAYDGATAVRVVGVADDPLSEEDESVKRRRFLQHAASVTMGVVSMPGDPGQWITSVAQTPAREKIGKTDVMQVEAATKALRALDYQYGGGTCRDAVIAQLSWAEQLLRADAIDPVRRRLRLALADLHSLAGWTSFDTGMLDPARNHFGKALEYAKQCEKNDLVANILYRMGRVYLHYDEPNDALKLFQLGQLAAQDSGSALTVAVLCANEAWAYAMMGMREQAMKMVGRTKDEFARADFDHAPEWVRFFTVNDLHGMIGSVHHSLAANDDFRAKHAPLAVAELVKCTQGYESDMKRTHVFGLSMLAANHIRAGDVGEGLRVGRVAYSMGEGVNSVRVADRMIDIQQESERYKHIAEAKDLAEEVRQFRIRTGSPQKRP; encoded by the coding sequence ATGGACACCATCGGATCCCAGCCACCGCTCGTTACTCCAGACACGTGGGAGCAACGGGAGATGCGGGACGCCTTGGCAGCCCGGGACATCAGCACGGTGTACCGGCTTCTTCGCCGAGTGGGGGTGTCACAGCGCCAGATCGCGGCCAGCACCGGGCAGTCACAGTCAGAGGTGTCGGAGATCCTCAAGGGCCGCCAGGTCATGGCATATGACGTGCTTGCCCGGATCGCTGACGGGCTCCAAGTTCCGCGCGGCTACATGGGCCTCGCCTACGACGGAGCCACCGCAGTCCGGGTGGTCGGCGTCGCTGACGACCCCTTGTCCGAGGAGGATGAGTCGGTGAAGCGGAGGAGGTTCCTTCAGCACGCCGCTTCGGTGACCATGGGCGTTGTGTCCATGCCCGGGGATCCTGGGCAGTGGATCACGTCCGTGGCGCAGACCCCGGCCAGGGAGAAGATCGGCAAGACCGATGTGATGCAGGTCGAGGCCGCGACCAAGGCATTGCGCGCACTGGACTACCAGTACGGCGGCGGCACCTGCCGGGACGCGGTGATCGCCCAGCTGTCCTGGGCCGAGCAGCTGTTGCGCGCGGACGCGATCGACCCGGTGCGCCGCCGACTGCGGCTGGCCCTGGCCGACCTGCACAGCCTGGCCGGCTGGACCTCGTTCGACACCGGCATGCTCGACCCGGCGCGCAACCACTTCGGCAAGGCGCTGGAGTACGCCAAGCAGTGCGAGAAGAACGACCTGGTGGCCAACATCCTGTACCGGATGGGCCGGGTCTACCTGCACTACGACGAGCCCAACGACGCGCTCAAGCTGTTCCAGCTGGGCCAGCTCGCCGCGCAGGACTCCGGTTCCGCGCTGACGGTGGCCGTGCTCTGCGCGAACGAGGCATGGGCCTACGCGATGATGGGCATGCGCGAGCAGGCGATGAAGATGGTCGGCCGGACCAAGGACGAGTTCGCCCGCGCCGACTTCGACCACGCGCCGGAGTGGGTGCGCTTCTTCACCGTCAACGACCTGCACGGGATGATCGGCTCGGTGCACCACTCGCTGGCCGCCAACGACGACTTCCGGGCCAAGCACGCGCCGCTGGCAGTGGCCGAGCTGGTCAAGTGCACCCAGGGCTACGAGTCGGACATGAAGCGCACGCACGTGTTCGGGCTCAGCATGCTCGCGGCCAACCACATCCGGGCGGGCGATGTCGGCGAGGGCCTGCGGGTCGGCCGGGTCGCCTACTCCATGGGCGAGGGCGTGAACTCGGTCCGGGTGGCCGACCGCATGATCGACATCCAGCAGGAGTCGGAGCGGTACAAGCACATCGCCGAGGCCAAGGACCTGGCCGAGGAGGTCCGCCAGTTTCGGATTCGTACCGGATCCCCGCAGAAACGACCATGA
- a CDS encoding copper resistance CopC family protein: MRRLLATLVIAGAALLGSAAPAFAHNVLSDSNPKAKSQVEAGPAEVMLKFDQEVQDGFNTITVTGPNGTRWEGGTPKVSGSVVTAALLPLGPAGEYTIGYRILSADGHPVTGAVPFTLTKAGNGTPTTATLSPQAEGSTNAQAEGSTGTPVWLWIVGAGVLLIAGVAVALVLAKPAKKA; this comes from the coding sequence ATGAGGCGCCTGCTCGCCACCCTGGTGATCGCCGGGGCCGCCCTGCTCGGTTCGGCGGCCCCCGCGTTCGCGCACAACGTGCTCTCCGACAGCAACCCCAAGGCCAAGTCCCAGGTGGAGGCCGGTCCGGCGGAGGTGATGCTGAAGTTCGACCAGGAGGTGCAGGACGGCTTCAACACGATCACCGTGACCGGCCCGAACGGCACCCGCTGGGAGGGCGGCACACCCAAGGTGTCCGGTTCGGTGGTCACCGCCGCGCTGCTGCCACTGGGTCCGGCCGGGGAGTACACCATCGGCTACCGGATCCTGTCCGCTGACGGGCACCCGGTGACCGGCGCGGTGCCGTTCACCCTGACCAAGGCCGGTAACGGCACCCCGACCACGGCAACACTGAGCCCGCAGGCCGAGGGCAGCACCAACGCCCAGGCCGAGGGTTCGACCGGCACACCGGTGTGGCTGTGGATCGTCGGCGCGGGCGTGCTGCTCATCGCCGGGGTGGCGGTAGCCCTGGTGCTGGCCAAACCAGCCAAGAAGGCATGA
- a CDS encoding MFS transporter, whose translation MTMTVPDALAEPVERVRGGWIAALTLAVLGVWAVHFGPVQVLLLVQAQQFAPADKQALFGLTAAIGGVVSMVTTILVGFASDRTGSRFGRRRPWVVAGAGLGALSLALLGLAEGPGLMIVAWCGVQIAFGGMLAALLASISDRVPVSQRGLVGGWVGFGQTIGALVGVLLVNVVKPATPGYFALAGLLLVCTLPFVLRNAEAVLRPEQRPASGLGQVLRGFYVSPRQHPDFAWAMLNRLLMNLGFVLATLYTLYILQDAIRRPDAHADLLLLNVLNAVIMVPAAVYFGGLSDRRGGRRKFIFWSGLAVAVSSAILVPLLDWPMLLVSSVILAAAFGAYLAVSTALVTEVLPAAEDRAKDLGIVNLTHGLPQVLAPLVATPILAGFGGYPALFVVSAVLTLIGTFVIFKIRAVA comes from the coding sequence ATGACGATGACGGTGCCGGACGCACTGGCCGAGCCGGTCGAGCGGGTGCGCGGCGGCTGGATCGCCGCGCTCACCCTCGCCGTGCTCGGGGTGTGGGCGGTTCACTTCGGACCGGTGCAGGTGCTGCTGCTGGTGCAGGCCCAGCAGTTCGCGCCGGCGGACAAACAGGCGTTGTTCGGGCTGACCGCGGCGATCGGCGGGGTGGTCAGCATGGTCACCACCATCCTGGTCGGCTTCGCCTCCGACCGGACCGGTTCCCGCTTCGGGCGGCGGCGGCCGTGGGTGGTGGCCGGGGCCGGACTCGGCGCGCTCAGCCTGGCGCTGCTCGGCCTGGCCGAGGGGCCGGGGCTGATGATCGTGGCCTGGTGCGGGGTGCAGATCGCCTTCGGCGGCATGCTGGCCGCGCTGCTGGCCTCGATCTCCGACCGGGTGCCGGTGTCCCAGCGCGGGCTGGTCGGCGGCTGGGTCGGCTTCGGCCAGACCATCGGCGCCCTGGTCGGCGTGCTGCTGGTGAACGTGGTCAAACCCGCCACACCCGGCTACTTCGCGCTGGCCGGTCTGCTGCTGGTCTGCACGCTCCCGTTCGTGCTGCGCAACGCCGAGGCGGTGCTCCGCCCGGAACAGCGGCCGGCAAGCGGGCTCGGCCAGGTGCTGCGCGGGTTCTACGTCTCGCCGCGGCAGCACCCGGACTTCGCCTGGGCGATGCTCAACCGGCTGCTGATGAACCTCGGCTTCGTGCTGGCCACCCTCTACACGCTCTACATCCTGCAGGACGCGATCCGCAGGCCGGACGCGCACGCGGACCTGTTGCTGCTCAACGTGCTGAACGCGGTGATCATGGTGCCGGCCGCGGTGTACTTCGGCGGTCTGTCCGACCGCAGGGGTGGGCGGCGCAAGTTCATCTTCTGGTCAGGTCTGGCGGTCGCGGTGTCCTCGGCCATCCTGGTCCCGCTGCTGGACTGGCCGATGCTGCTGGTCAGCTCGGTGATCCTGGCCGCGGCCTTCGGCGCCTACCTCGCGGTGTCCACCGCACTGGTCACCGAGGTGCTGCCGGCCGCGGAGGACCGGGCAAAGGACCTCGGCATCGTCAACCTCACCCACGGCCTGCCGCAGGTGCTGGCCCCGCTGGTGGCCACGCCGATCCTGGCCGGCTTCGGCGGATACCCCGCGTTGTTCGTGGTTTCCGCGGTGCTGACGTTGATCGGCACATTCGTGATCTTCAAAATTCGCGCGGTGGCCTGA
- a CDS encoding BCCT family transporter yields the protein MTTDDHLTSGPAATGGTPGSPDQSTQLPGKPLAERPARLDPVVFGVAAVIALGFIGWGVADSQGLGSAAKAALNWLITNAGWAFVLAASGFVVFALWLAVSRYGKIPLGQDGEEPEFRTSSWVAMMFSAGMGIGLMFYGVSEPLAHFVKPPPGTVAPATDEALETAMSTTLFHWTVHPWAIYAVVGLAIAYGSFRRGRRQLISAVFAPLFGRRQAEGPLGKTIDILAIFATLFGSATSLGLGALQIGRGLHEVGWLDQATTTLLVVIIVVLTIAFIASAVSGVAKGIQWLSNINMVLAGVLALFLFVVGPTVLILNLVPTSIGHYFADLAEMSARTAATGGDAMNTWLSGWTIFYWAWWISWTPFVGMFVARISRGRTIRQFISGVILVPSLVSLVWFSVLGGTALNLQRNGVDLAGAAGQEAQLFGVLKQFPLAGVASVIVMLLVAIFFVSGADAASIVMGTLSQRGSLAPKKSVVIFWGALTGAVAAVMLTVGGQNALSGLQQLTIIAAVPFTVVMVLMCVSLAKDLRQDPMIRRENKGVEVVEAAVISGTEQYGHDFQLEVSAGNGNGDDTPVSGKP from the coding sequence GTGACGACTGACGACCACCTCACCTCGGGCCCCGCTGCTACTGGTGGTACCCCGGGCAGCCCTGATCAATCCACCCAACTACCCGGCAAGCCACTCGCCGAACGCCCGGCCCGGCTCGATCCGGTGGTCTTCGGCGTGGCCGCGGTCATCGCGCTGGGCTTCATCGGCTGGGGCGTTGCCGACAGCCAGGGCCTGGGCAGCGCGGCCAAGGCGGCGCTGAACTGGCTCATCACCAACGCGGGCTGGGCCTTCGTGCTGGCCGCCTCCGGTTTCGTGGTGTTCGCGCTGTGGCTGGCGGTCAGCCGCTACGGCAAGATCCCGCTCGGCCAGGACGGTGAGGAACCGGAGTTCCGGACCTCCTCCTGGGTGGCCATGATGTTCAGCGCGGGCATGGGCATCGGCCTGATGTTCTACGGGGTCAGCGAGCCGCTGGCGCACTTCGTCAAGCCGCCGCCGGGCACGGTCGCCCCGGCCACCGACGAGGCCCTCGAGACCGCGATGTCCACCACGCTGTTCCACTGGACCGTGCACCCGTGGGCGATCTACGCGGTGGTCGGCCTGGCCATCGCCTACGGCAGCTTCCGCCGCGGCAGGCGTCAGCTGATCAGCGCGGTGTTCGCCCCGCTGTTCGGCCGCCGCCAGGCCGAGGGCCCGCTGGGCAAGACCATCGACATCCTGGCCATCTTCGCCACCCTGTTCGGCTCGGCCACCTCACTCGGCCTCGGCGCGCTGCAGATCGGGCGCGGGCTGCACGAGGTGGGCTGGCTGGACCAGGCCACCACCACCCTGCTGGTGGTGATCATCGTGGTGCTGACCATCGCGTTCATCGCCTCGGCCGTCTCCGGCGTCGCCAAGGGCATCCAGTGGCTGTCCAACATCAACATGGTGCTGGCAGGCGTGCTGGCGTTGTTCCTGTTCGTGGTCGGCCCGACGGTGCTGATCCTCAACCTGGTGCCCACCTCGATCGGCCACTACTTCGCCGATCTGGCCGAGATGTCCGCGCGCACCGCCGCGACCGGCGGCGACGCGATGAACACCTGGCTGAGCGGGTGGACGATCTTCTACTGGGCCTGGTGGATCTCCTGGACGCCGTTCGTGGGCATGTTCGTGGCCCGGATCAGCCGCGGCCGCACCATCCGGCAGTTCATCTCCGGCGTGATCCTGGTGCCCAGCCTGGTCAGCCTGGTCTGGTTCTCCGTGCTCGGCGGCACCGCGCTCAACCTGCAGCGCAACGGGGTCGACCTGGCGGGCGCGGCCGGGCAGGAGGCCCAGCTCTTCGGCGTGCTCAAACAGTTCCCGCTGGCCGGAGTGGCCAGTGTGATCGTGATGCTGCTGGTGGCGATCTTCTTCGTCTCCGGCGCGGACGCGGCCTCGATCGTGATGGGCACGCTGTCCCAGCGCGGCTCGCTCGCGCCGAAGAAGAGCGTGGTGATCTTCTGGGGTGCGCTGACCGGCGCGGTGGCCGCGGTGATGCTCACCGTCGGCGGGCAGAACGCGCTCAGCGGGCTGCAACAACTCACCATCATCGCCGCGGTGCCCTTCACCGTGGTCATGGTGCTGATGTGCGTCTCGCTGGCCAAGGACCTGCGGCAGGACCCGATGATCCGGCGGGAGAACAAGGGCGTCGAGGTGGTCGAGGCCGCGGTGATCAGCGGCACCGAGCAGTACGGCCACGACTTCCAGCTGGAGGTCAGCGCGGGCAACGGCAACGGCGATGACACCCCGGTGAGCGGCAAGCCGTGA
- a CDS encoding MFS transporter — translation MTTLAPRRRVRGGWIGLLTLANVGVWAAFFGPLNLLLGQQAALFAPGNKENVLALVTGLGAAVSVVANPLAGALSDRTRGRFGRRHPWTLGGALAGAAALVLLSGANSVLTMAIGWCLVQAAVNVALAALTAEVPDHVPVDQRGVVGGWVGLAQMLGVLGGTALATAIGGIQWGYLGCATLLVAAVLPFVVRSRDPGGAAKPRLRPGRTLARFWVSPRAHPDFAWAWLTRFLLNLGNAFGTLYLLFFLTDAVRHPDPSTGVLILTSIYGVSMVATTVLAGRWSDRVGRRKVFVTAAAVVMAAALAVLMLWPVWPAVLVGTVVLGLGFGVYTSVDFALLTEVLPAEEDRAKDLGMINIASALPQVLAPAAAAPVLAYLGGYPALYGLAALVTLVGGLLVSRIRGVA, via the coding sequence ATGACCACGCTCGCGCCGCGGCGGCGGGTGCGCGGCGGCTGGATCGGCCTGCTCACCCTGGCCAACGTCGGGGTGTGGGCGGCCTTCTTCGGACCGCTCAACCTGCTGCTCGGTCAGCAGGCGGCGCTGTTCGCACCCGGCAACAAGGAGAACGTGCTCGCGCTGGTCACCGGCCTGGGCGCGGCGGTGTCGGTGGTGGCCAACCCACTGGCCGGGGCACTGTCCGACCGCACCAGGGGGCGGTTCGGGCGGCGGCACCCGTGGACCCTGGGTGGCGCGCTGGCAGGCGCCGCCGCGCTCGTCCTGCTCTCGGGCGCGAACAGCGTGCTGACCATGGCGATCGGCTGGTGCCTGGTGCAGGCCGCGGTGAACGTGGCGCTGGCCGCGCTGACCGCCGAGGTGCCCGACCACGTGCCGGTGGACCAGCGCGGCGTGGTCGGTGGCTGGGTCGGTCTGGCCCAGATGCTGGGTGTGCTCGGCGGTACCGCGCTGGCCACCGCGATCGGCGGGATCCAGTGGGGTTACCTCGGATGTGCGACGTTGCTCGTCGCCGCGGTGCTGCCGTTCGTCGTGCGCAGCCGGGATCCCGGCGGGGCGGCGAAACCCAGACTTCGGCCGGGCCGAACTCTGGCCCGGTTCTGGGTCTCGCCGCGGGCGCACCCGGACTTCGCCTGGGCCTGGCTGACCCGGTTCCTGCTCAACCTCGGCAACGCCTTCGGCACCCTCTACCTGCTGTTCTTCCTCACCGACGCGGTCCGGCACCCCGATCCGAGCACCGGCGTGCTGATCCTGACCTCGATCTACGGGGTGAGCATGGTGGCCACCACGGTGCTGGCCGGCCGCTGGTCGGACCGGGTGGGGCGACGAAAGGTCTTCGTCACCGCGGCCGCGGTGGTGATGGCCGCCGCGCTGGCGGTGCTGATGCTCTGGCCGGTGTGGCCCGCGGTGCTGGTCGGCACGGTGGTGCTGGGGCTGGGCTTCGGCGTCTACACCTCGGTGGACTTCGCCCTGCTCACCGAGGTGCTGCCGGCTGAGGAGGACCGGGCAAAGGACCTCGGCATGATCAACATCGCCTCGGCGCTGCCGCAGGTGCTGGCCCCGGCGGCGGCCGCGCCGGTGCTGGCCTACCTGGGTGGCTACCCCGCGCTGTACGGGCTGGCCGCCCTGGTGACCCTGGTCGGCGGGCTACTGGTGAGTCGGATCCGCGGCGTGGCGTGA